Proteins encoded within one genomic window of Sphingobacterium sp. lm-10:
- a CDS encoding tetratricopeptide repeat protein, whose protein sequence is MSTSEIKNTEKTPLNRGSFLQNNSKSLVFIVAGIAALIVLYIGYQYLYLKPRAEKAASLMYKAEQYAAIDSLQQKAITGDGSLIGLKEIADEYSNTASANMANAYLGGLYLRQRNFKEAINYLERYSETGSEVLDPLIIGLLGDAYSEEKIYDKAANFYKKAAEKSTNSYTSPLFLKKLGLVYEVQNDFKNAESAYTKILNDFPESTEASGIEGYIARVQAKN, encoded by the coding sequence ATGTCAACAAGTGAAATTAAGAATACAGAAAAAACCCCATTAAATAGAGGTTCTTTTCTACAAAACAACTCTAAAAGCCTCGTATTTATTGTTGCTGGTATTGCAGCATTAATTGTACTTTATATTGGTTACCAGTACTTGTATCTAAAGCCTAGAGCAGAAAAAGCAGCTAGCTTAATGTACAAGGCAGAGCAATATGCCGCTATTGATTCCTTGCAGCAAAAAGCGATTACGGGTGATGGTTCCCTAATCGGGTTGAAAGAGATTGCAGACGAATATTCTAACACGGCCTCAGCAAATATGGCTAACGCTTACTTAGGAGGATTGTACTTAAGACAAAGAAACTTTAAAGAAGCCATTAATTATCTGGAAAGATATTCGGAAACAGGCAGCGAAGTGTTGGATCCGTTGATCATCGGTTTGTTGGGGGATGCATACTCGGAAGAGAAAATATATGATAAAGCCGCTAACTTCTACAAGAAAGCTGCTGAAAAATCAACCAATTCGTATACAAGCCCGTTGTTCCTAAAAAAACTAGGTTTGGTGTATGAAGTGCAAAATGATTTCAAAAACGCGGAATCTGCTTATACAAAAATTTTGAATGATTTCCCGGAAAGCACAGAAGCTTCAGGCATTGAAGGTTACATCGCGCGTGTACAGGCGAAAAACTAA
- a CDS encoding GH92 family glycosyl hydrolase produces MMILNSVMRSCALCLIMLLLVCTGFAQGKKPKSFEPVDFADPIIGTMSKYELSNGNTYPAIARPWGMNFWTPQTGDMGNGWVYTYTADKIKGFKQTHQPSPWNNDYGQFSLMPITGQPVFDQDERASWFSHKTEVAKPYYYSVYLADHDVTTELTPTERAAIFRITYPKTDSAYIVIDAFDKGSHVEIFPEQRMIKGYTTRNSGGVAENFKNYFIIVFDKTFTYSQIVENGKLMGNKKATTTDHAGAIIGFKTKRGEEVTAKVASSFISFDQAAINLKEVQDQDFESVSKAGRDRWNEVLGRVEIEDDRVDLLRTFYSCLYRSTLFPRDFSEWDAEGKQWHYSPYNGQVLRGPLFTDTGFWDTFRSLFPLLNLLYPSMNTQMQEGLVNAYKESGFLPEWASPGHRASMIGNNSASVVADAYRTGLRDYDYNTLWEAVKHGANNVHPTNSSTGRAGYTFYNDLGYIPTDSKITQNVARTLEYAYNDWSIYQFGKSLGKTEEELQVYKERSMNYKNLYDPSTKLMRARSSDGTFTSPFDPSAWSRDYTEGNAWHWSFCVFHDPQGLIDLMGGNKAFTAMLDTVFVIPSYEGMKSRSMIHEMREMQIMNMGQYAHGNQPIQHMPYLYNYGAEPWKSQYWVREIMDRLYLPTPDGYCGDEDNGQTSAWYVYSSLGFYPVAPGTNQYALGSPQFKKVTLHLENGKKVVITAANQQKENVYVNSLKVNGKKYTKNYLDIPTLQKGAKLSFDMAPEPNQQRGTAPEDAPYSFTNELKK; encoded by the coding sequence ATGATGATATTGAATTCAGTAATGCGAAGCTGTGCTTTATGCCTGATCATGCTGCTATTGGTATGCACAGGATTTGCACAGGGCAAAAAACCAAAATCCTTTGAGCCAGTAGATTTTGCCGACCCTATTATCGGCACCATGTCGAAATACGAACTCTCCAATGGTAATACTTATCCAGCGATTGCTAGACCCTGGGGAATGAACTTCTGGACCCCACAAACGGGCGATATGGGCAATGGTTGGGTGTATACTTATACTGCCGACAAAATTAAAGGGTTTAAACAAACGCATCAACCCAGCCCTTGGAATAACGACTACGGACAATTCTCGTTAATGCCCATCACCGGTCAACCTGTTTTTGATCAGGATGAGCGAGCGAGTTGGTTTTCGCACAAAACAGAGGTGGCTAAGCCCTATTATTACAGTGTGTATTTAGCGGATCATGACGTCACTACTGAGCTAACACCAACAGAACGAGCAGCAATTTTTCGGATCACCTACCCAAAAACAGATAGTGCCTACATCGTGATTGACGCTTTTGATAAAGGATCTCACGTCGAAATTTTTCCAGAGCAACGCATGATAAAAGGTTACACTACGCGTAACAGTGGCGGTGTTGCCGAAAATTTTAAGAATTACTTCATTATCGTTTTTGACAAAACATTCACCTATTCCCAGATCGTGGAGAATGGAAAATTGATGGGTAACAAAAAGGCAACTACCACGGATCACGCTGGTGCTATCATCGGTTTTAAAACCAAACGAGGAGAAGAAGTCACTGCCAAAGTTGCCTCTTCCTTTATTAGTTTTGATCAAGCAGCAATCAATTTGAAAGAAGTGCAGGATCAAGACTTCGAATCGGTTTCCAAGGCTGGTCGAGATCGCTGGAATGAGGTGTTGGGACGAGTAGAGATCGAAGATGATCGCGTAGACTTGTTGCGCACATTCTACTCTTGTCTATACCGTTCTACACTTTTCCCTCGTGATTTCTCGGAATGGGATGCTGAAGGGAAACAATGGCATTATAGTCCCTACAATGGGCAGGTGCTACGCGGCCCTTTATTCACCGATACTGGCTTTTGGGATACCTTTCGCAGTTTGTTTCCCTTGCTGAATTTATTGTATCCTTCGATGAACACACAGATGCAAGAAGGTTTGGTCAACGCATACAAAGAAAGCGGCTTCTTGCCAGAATGGGCCAGTCCAGGACATCGCGCGTCGATGATAGGCAATAATTCTGCCTCTGTAGTAGCAGATGCCTATAGGACAGGTTTAAGAGATTACGACTACAATACATTATGGGAAGCGGTAAAGCATGGTGCTAACAACGTACACCCCACTAATTCTTCCACAGGAAGAGCTGGTTATACATTTTACAATGATTTGGGTTATATTCCGACAGATAGCAAAATCACGCAAAACGTAGCACGCACGTTAGAATACGCATATAACGATTGGTCCATCTATCAATTTGGCAAGTCATTAGGGAAGACAGAAGAGGAGTTGCAAGTATACAAAGAACGGTCTATGAATTACAAAAACTTGTATGACCCTTCTACAAAATTGATGCGCGCTCGTAGCTCAGACGGTACCTTCACATCACCGTTTGATCCAAGCGCTTGGTCCAGAGATTACACCGAAGGGAATGCCTGGCATTGGAGTTTCTGTGTGTTTCATGATCCACAGGGACTGATTGACTTAATGGGGGGCAACAAAGCATTTACAGCCATGTTAGACACGGTCTTTGTCATCCCGAGTTACGAAGGTATGAAAAGTCGTAGCATGATTCACGAAATGCGAGAAATGCAGATCATGAATATGGGACAGTATGCGCACGGCAATCAGCCCATTCAGCATATGCCTTATCTGTATAACTATGGGGCGGAGCCGTGGAAAAGTCAATATTGGGTTCGCGAGATTATGGATCGTTTGTATTTGCCAACTCCAGATGGCTATTGTGGAGACGAAGACAATGGTCAGACATCTGCATGGTACGTTTACTCTTCCTTAGGATTCTATCCCGTAGCTCCAGGTACCAATCAGTATGCATTAGGGTCACCGCAGTTTAAAAAGGTTACATTGCATCTGGAAAACGGTAAAAAGGTAGTCATCACGGCTGCGAACCAGCAAAAAGAAAATGTATATGTGAATAGCCTTAAAGTAAATGGTAAGAAATACACCAAGAACTATTTGGATATTCCTACCTTGCAGAAGGGTGCTAAGCTCAGCTTCGATATGGCACCGGAGCCTAATCAGCAACGTGGTACGGCACCAGAAGACGCACCTTACTCATTCACCAATGAACTTAAAAAATAA
- the ribH gene encoding 6,7-dimethyl-8-ribityllumazine synthase — translation MSSSLKNLSDFSHLDVQNAAGLRFAIVVAQWNASITGALLSGAVDKLLAHGVAEQDVEVIQVPGSFELISGADIALRNEGFDAVICLGCVIQGETRHFDFICSAVADGIANVGLKYNKPAIFGVLTTDNEQQAIDRAGGKHGNKGDEAAVTAIQMAHISRRF, via the coding sequence ATGTCAAGTAGTCTAAAAAATTTATCGGATTTCTCTCATTTGGATGTGCAAAATGCAGCTGGTTTACGTTTCGCGATCGTTGTTGCGCAATGGAATGCTAGCATCACAGGCGCTTTATTATCAGGCGCGGTCGATAAATTGTTGGCACATGGTGTGGCAGAGCAAGACGTGGAGGTGATTCAGGTTCCTGGAAGTTTCGAATTGATTTCTGGGGCAGATATTGCGCTTCGCAACGAAGGTTTTGATGCGGTTATTTGCTTAGGTTGTGTAATCCAAGGTGAGACCCGGCATTTTGATTTTATATGTAGCGCAGTAGCCGATGGGATTGCCAACGTAGGGCTCAAATACAATAAGCCGGCTATATTTGGTGTGCTCACCACCGATAATGAACAGCAAGCAATTGACAGAGCTGGTGGAAAGCATGGTAATAAAGGAGACGAAGCTGCTGTTACGGCTATTCAGATGGCGCACATCAGTCGTCGGTTCTAA
- the dnaK gene encoding molecular chaperone DnaK has product MSKIIGIDLGTTNSCVAVMEGNEPVVIANNEGKRTTPSVVAFVEGGERKVGDPAKRQAITNPHKTIYSIKRFMGTSFGEAEKEVSQVPYNVVKGDNNTPRVEIDDRKYTPQEISAMILQKMKKTAEDYLGQEVSRAVITVPAYFNDAQRQATKEAGEIAGLKVERIINEPTAAALAYGLDKANKDMKIVVFDCGGGTHDVSVLELGDGVFEVKSTDGDTHLGGDDFDNVIINWLASEFANENNGFELKKDAMALQRLKEAAEKAKVELSSTSSTEINLPYITADATGPKHLVRTLSRAKFESLADDLIKRTIEPCKTALKNAGYSTSDIDEIILVGGSTRIPAIQDAVKSFFGKEPSKGVNPDEVVALGAAIQGGVLTGEVKDVLLLDVTPLSLGIETMGGVLTKLIEANTTIPTKKSEVFSTAADNQPSVEIHVLQGERPMAAQNRTLGRFQLTDIPPAPRGVPQIEVVFDIDANGIIKVSAKDKATGKEQNIRIEASSGLSDEEIQKMKQEAEANAESDKKLKEEVDKINAADALVFSTEKQLTEYGDKIPAEKKSVIEAGLEKLKAAHAARDFAAIDTASEELQTAWNAASEDMYKASQDGSAQQPQGDAGQADNNGGGDDVQDVDFEEVK; this is encoded by the coding sequence ATGTCAAAAATAATAGGTATAGATTTAGGAACCACGAACTCATGTGTTGCCGTAATGGAAGGTAATGAGCCGGTGGTTATTGCGAACAATGAAGGTAAGCGTACAACGCCATCTGTTGTTGCATTTGTAGAGGGTGGAGAGCGCAAGGTAGGTGATCCTGCAAAACGTCAGGCTATCACAAACCCGCACAAAACCATTTATTCCATTAAACGCTTCATGGGTACTTCTTTCGGCGAAGCAGAAAAAGAAGTATCTCAAGTGCCATACAATGTGGTAAAAGGCGACAACAATACGCCACGTGTAGAGATTGACGACCGTAAATATACACCACAGGAAATTTCTGCCATGATTTTGCAGAAAATGAAAAAAACAGCGGAAGACTATTTAGGTCAAGAAGTATCTCGTGCAGTAATTACGGTACCGGCATACTTTAACGATGCACAACGTCAGGCAACTAAAGAGGCCGGCGAAATTGCAGGTCTTAAAGTAGAGCGTATCATCAATGAGCCGACTGCTGCGGCTTTAGCCTACGGTTTGGACAAAGCGAATAAAGACATGAAAATTGTCGTGTTTGACTGTGGTGGTGGTACACATGACGTTTCTGTTCTTGAGTTGGGCGATGGTGTTTTTGAAGTAAAATCTACAGATGGAGATACCCACTTAGGAGGTGATGACTTTGATAATGTAATCATCAACTGGTTGGCTTCAGAGTTTGCTAACGAAAACAATGGATTTGAGCTGAAAAAAGATGCAATGGCTTTGCAGCGCTTGAAAGAAGCGGCTGAAAAAGCAAAAGTAGAATTATCCTCTACTTCTTCTACAGAGATCAACTTGCCATACATCACCGCTGACGCGACAGGACCTAAGCACTTGGTGCGTACGTTGTCTCGTGCAAAATTCGAAAGTCTTGCAGACGATTTGATCAAACGTACAATCGAGCCTTGTAAGACTGCGTTGAAAAATGCAGGTTACAGCACTTCAGACATCGACGAGATTATCTTAGTAGGTGGTTCTACACGTATTCCTGCTATTCAGGATGCGGTGAAAAGCTTCTTTGGAAAAGAGCCATCTAAAGGTGTTAACCCAGATGAGGTCGTAGCATTAGGAGCGGCTATTCAAGGTGGTGTATTGACTGGAGAAGTGAAAGACGTTTTATTGTTAGATGTAACGCCTCTTTCTCTAGGTATTGAAACGATGGGTGGTGTATTGACCAAGCTTATTGAAGCAAATACAACGATTCCAACTAAGAAATCAGAAGTATTCTCTACGGCAGCAGACAACCAGCCATCTGTAGAAATTCACGTACTGCAAGGTGAGCGCCCAATGGCTGCTCAGAACCGTACTTTAGGTCGTTTCCAATTGACGGATATCCCTCCTGCACCACGCGGTGTTCCTCAAATTGAGGTGGTATTTGACATCGATGCGAACGGTATCATTAAAGTATCTGCAAAAGACAAAGCGACAGGTAAAGAGCAAAATATTCGCATTGAAGCTTCTTCTGGTTTGAGCGATGAAGAAATTCAAAAGATGAAACAAGAAGCGGAAGCGAATGCTGAATCCGATAAAAAACTGAAAGAAGAAGTGGATAAAATCAATGCTGCTGACGCATTAGTTTTCTCTACTGAGAAACAGCTAACTGAATATGGAGATAAAATCCCAGCAGAGAAAAAATCAGTTATCGAAGCCGGTTTAGAAAAATTGAAAGCAGCACATGCTGCTCGTGATTTCGCTGCGATTGATACGGCTTCTGAAGAGTTACAAACGGCATGGAATGCTGCTTCTGAAGACATGTACAAAGCCTCTCAAGACGGTTCTGCTCAGCAACCTCAAGGTGACGCAGGTCAGGCCGACAACAATGGTGGCGGCGACGATGTTCAGGATGTAGATTTTGAAGAAGTAAAATAA
- a CDS encoding biliverdin-producing heme oxygenase translates to MLSQYIKEHTKESHQALEGIVVRQLKAIRNEEDYASILKNFYSYFMAVEREIQPYMTGDILPDYNERRNSQHIQEDIETLGAEVDQNRVVSVPSLHHSLDALSALYVLEGSIMGGPYIVQMLKKYGIERGFSFFSGYREESAQMWEKFLQALNRVGNDPATYERSADKANQTFAHFQELLSTPVDR, encoded by the coding sequence ATGTTGAGTCAATACATCAAAGAACATACGAAGGAGAGCCATCAGGCATTGGAAGGCATTGTCGTACGGCAATTAAAAGCCATACGTAATGAAGAAGATTACGCCAGCATACTTAAAAATTTCTACAGCTATTTCATGGCTGTGGAGCGAGAAATACAACCTTACATGACCGGCGATATTTTGCCCGATTACAATGAGCGCCGAAATTCTCAGCATATTCAAGAAGATATTGAAACTTTGGGTGCGGAAGTAGATCAGAATAGAGTAGTATCCGTGCCATCATTACATCACTCGCTTGATGCACTTAGTGCATTGTATGTGCTTGAAGGGTCGATAATGGGCGGTCCGTATATTGTACAGATGCTGAAAAAATATGGTATTGAACGAGGTTTCAGTTTCTTTTCCGGATATAGAGAGGAGTCTGCGCAAATGTGGGAAAAATTTTTGCAAGCGTTGAACAGGGTCGGTAATGATCCGGCTACTTATGAGCGTAGTGCAGATAAGGCGAATCAAACTTTTGCACATTTTCAAGAGCTGCTAAGTACCCCGGTAGATCGTTAA
- a CDS encoding endonuclease/exonuclease/phosphatase family protein, which produces MMKSRNCYSKYILLGVFVWLMMSAFTTQAQDSIALKVASYNIRYDNKGDRDNGNAWENRLPVIASLIKYNAFDILGCQEVLAHQFEDLKQQLPDYTFIGVGRDDGKLEGEFAPIVFKSDRFSLLDSGVMWLSETPHIPSKGWDAALPRICTWARLEDKASGKRLWFFNLHLDHVGLKAREESCKLVLQRMRNVVGNDDVLWTGDFNVDQSNSIYQIIQGSGYVADAYEQAVLRYAHNGTFNAFDPNLWTESRIDHIFVSNRISVQKYAVLLDTYRSAEDQKDVKKGDFPSELSFKNYQARLPSDHFPVVAELTIPVL; this is translated from the coding sequence ATGATGAAAAGCAGAAATTGTTATTCGAAATATATCCTATTAGGCGTATTTGTATGGCTTATGATGTCGGCGTTTACTACGCAAGCTCAAGATTCTATTGCATTGAAAGTGGCGAGCTACAACATCCGGTATGACAATAAAGGAGATCGGGATAATGGCAATGCTTGGGAAAATAGATTGCCGGTCATTGCGTCGTTAATTAAATACAACGCATTTGACATCCTTGGTTGTCAAGAAGTATTGGCGCACCAATTTGAAGATCTAAAACAACAGTTGCCAGATTATACCTTTATAGGTGTGGGTCGTGATGATGGCAAGTTGGAAGGTGAGTTTGCGCCAATTGTATTTAAATCCGATCGGTTCTCTTTGTTGGATTCAGGCGTGATGTGGCTTTCGGAAACACCACATATCCCTTCCAAAGGTTGGGATGCAGCACTTCCACGGATATGTACTTGGGCAAGATTGGAAGATAAGGCTAGCGGCAAGCGTTTGTGGTTCTTCAATCTGCACCTCGACCATGTCGGTCTGAAAGCCCGTGAGGAAAGTTGTAAGTTAGTTTTACAGCGTATGCGTAATGTTGTGGGCAATGACGATGTATTGTGGACAGGTGATTTCAATGTGGACCAGAGCAATTCGATTTATCAGATTATACAAGGGTCTGGTTATGTGGCTGATGCCTATGAGCAGGCCGTGCTACGGTATGCCCACAATGGAACCTTCAACGCATTTGACCCAAACCTATGGACCGAAAGCAGAATCGATCATATCTTTGTAAGCAATAGGATTTCTGTACAAAAATATGCTGTCCTGCTAGATACATATCGTAGCGCAGAAGATCAGAAAGATGTTAAAAAGGGAGATTTTCCGAGCGAACTGTCTTTTAAGAATTATCAGGCGAGGTTGCCATCAGATCACTTTCCGGTAGTTGCTGAGTTAACAATTCCGGTACTTTAA
- a CDS encoding AI-2E family transporter, whose translation MKTTPTKMTALGGFNQVLAFIVLFFLILYFAKAFLVPIAISGLMGMLLLPVCRKLESWGVSRGIASVIAVLSTLLLIVGVMYVLVNELVELGAEMESIGEKFNTMFAQGHSLVSEHFDVSISKQKQYLQEQVATWSSSAGKLLGGVLFSVVTILGNLLIITVYTILMLIYRRRIKSFVLQIVDKYAGHNEVGHTQEIVNKITRVSSRYVAGIFLVVLILSVIYFIGLTIIGIENALFFSIIAALINVIPYIGSVAGGGIVVLYTLITRDTLSVPIIVTIFFTVTQQLDSYLLTPKITGGQVQLGPLFTIMVLLLGGMVWGTAGMVLFIPLLGIFKVIFDQVESLKPYGYLIGD comes from the coding sequence ATGAAGACAACCCCTACGAAAATGACCGCCTTGGGTGGATTTAATCAAGTACTTGCGTTCATCGTATTGTTTTTTCTTATTTTATATTTTGCCAAGGCCTTCTTGGTTCCGATTGCCATCAGCGGCCTCATGGGGATGCTGCTGTTGCCGGTTTGCCGTAAACTGGAAAGTTGGGGTGTAAGTCGCGGTATAGCATCTGTCATAGCGGTATTATCCACCCTTTTACTTATTGTTGGTGTGATGTATGTGCTCGTTAATGAATTAGTAGAGCTAGGAGCAGAAATGGAATCTATCGGTGAAAAGTTCAACACGATGTTTGCACAAGGGCATAGTTTAGTTTCTGAGCATTTTGATGTATCGATTTCCAAACAAAAGCAGTATTTACAAGAACAGGTAGCCACTTGGTCCAGCTCTGCCGGAAAATTACTTGGTGGGGTGCTTTTCTCCGTTGTGACGATTTTGGGAAATCTGTTAATCATTACCGTCTACACTATTTTGATGTTGATTTATCGCAGAAGAATCAAAAGCTTTGTGTTGCAGATCGTAGATAAATATGCAGGCCACAACGAAGTAGGGCATACGCAGGAGATCGTCAATAAGATTACCCGTGTTTCCAGTCGATATGTAGCTGGTATTTTTCTTGTTGTCCTAATTCTTTCGGTGATCTATTTTATCGGGTTAACGATTATTGGCATTGAGAATGCACTTTTCTTCTCCATCATCGCGGCACTAATTAATGTTATCCCTTATATAGGATCTGTTGCTGGTGGTGGTATTGTTGTGTTGTATACCTTGATTACACGAGATACACTAAGCGTACCGATTATTGTGACCATCTTTTTTACCGTTACACAGCAACTAGATAGCTACTTGCTCACCCCAAAGATTACAGGAGGTCAGGTACAACTAGGTCCGCTATTCACAATCATGGTTTTATTACTTGGGGGTATGGTATGGGGCACAGCTGGTATGGTTTTATTCATACCTCTGCTGGGTATCTTTAAAGTAATATTTGATCAGGTAGAATCGCTCAAGCCTTATGGCTACCTCATAGGGGATTGA
- a CDS encoding 4a-hydroxytetrahydrobiopterin dehydratase, protein MWQETDHHLYREFTFTDFSQAFAFMTRVALIAESSNHHPTWKNTFNKVEIWLTTHDSGNKVTDKDRQMAKAIDRLAL, encoded by the coding sequence ATGTGGCAAGAAACTGATCACCATTTGTACCGTGAATTTACCTTCACTGATTTTTCTCAGGCATTTGCCTTCATGACGCGGGTAGCACTGATTGCAGAATCGAGTAATCATCACCCTACTTGGAAGAATACCTTTAATAAGGTCGAAATATGGTTGACGACCCATGATAGCGGAAATAAAGTAACCGATAAAGACCGCCAGATGGCAAAAGCGATAGATAGATTGGCTCTATGA
- a CDS encoding BamA/TamA family outer membrane protein, producing the protein MLRVALLLSLFLYVSYANAQFARGLRNGWAGRYINSIINDTTAVEAATFTVYPTFASSPETGVELGLSALKLYYANGDTLNRLSEMQAFTFFTFRGQYGLQLENALYGDKDKWFFLGETKIQRFPLSYYGIGPGTSEENPATVDAFQVSAKQRVLRKLADNFFAGPEVDFQLLSGVDFRQPEEGEPFSIPRGGEGTKNLGVGFGFVYDTRHNVLNVRKGLFGELAYLKTFEGFVSDFNFGTVNLDIRSFHTVRKNDVFAWQVVGQFVHGEPPFNQLALLGGDRMMRGYYLGRYRDRNMFAAQAEYRILPFSFSKRLGAAVFGSVGNVAPDIGAFQMRNMRVAGGVGLRFLLFPKKDIYLRFDLAFTREGTNIYIFNGEAF; encoded by the coding sequence ATGCTTAGAGTTGCTCTTCTATTGTCTTTATTCTTATATGTTTCTTATGCAAATGCACAGTTTGCGAGAGGTTTACGCAATGGATGGGCAGGACGTTATATAAACTCCATTATAAACGATACTACTGCCGTAGAAGCAGCCACTTTTACAGTATATCCAACATTTGCCAGTTCGCCTGAAACGGGGGTAGAATTAGGCCTGTCTGCCCTAAAGTTATATTATGCCAATGGCGATACACTGAATCGACTCAGTGAAATGCAAGCATTTACTTTTTTCACTTTTAGAGGTCAATACGGTTTACAGCTGGAAAATGCTTTGTACGGCGATAAAGACAAATGGTTCTTCCTTGGTGAAACAAAGATTCAACGTTTTCCACTATCCTATTATGGCATTGGCCCAGGCACATCAGAAGAGAATCCCGCAACAGTAGATGCCTTCCAGGTATCTGCCAAACAACGCGTTTTACGGAAATTGGCAGACAACTTTTTTGCGGGTCCCGAAGTAGACTTTCAATTACTTTCTGGCGTAGATTTCCGTCAGCCAGAAGAAGGAGAACCATTTTCCATTCCGCGTGGTGGGGAAGGCACCAAAAACTTAGGCGTAGGCTTTGGATTTGTCTATGATACACGTCATAATGTGTTAAACGTACGTAAGGGTCTATTTGGGGAATTAGCTTATCTCAAAACCTTTGAGGGATTTGTAAGTGATTTTAATTTTGGAACGGTCAATCTGGATATCCGGTCTTTCCACACCGTTCGTAAGAATGACGTGTTTGCCTGGCAGGTCGTCGGACAGTTTGTTCACGGGGAACCGCCATTCAACCAGTTAGCATTATTAGGAGGAGATCGCATGATGCGCGGTTATTATTTAGGTCGCTACCGAGATAGAAATATGTTTGCCGCACAGGCAGAATATCGCATACTACCTTTTTCTTTCAGTAAACGATTAGGTGCGGCTGTCTTTGGATCTGTCGGAAATGTCGCCCCCGATATTGGTGCCTTTCAAATGCGCAATATGCGCGTAGCAGGTGGAGTTGGCCTGCGCTTCTTACTTTTTCCGAAAAAAGATATTTACTTACGCTTTGACCTAGCATTCACCAGAGAAGGTACAAATATTTACATCTTTAATGGCGAAGCATTTTAG